Within the Echinicola sp. 20G genome, the region ATCTGCTGCATCAGCTAAATTGCCTAAAGCACATTCCGCCTCCGCTAAATTAAGATAGAGTTCCGCAAGGCGGAAAAACACTTTATTGGCGTTTACTCCTCCTGTGGTAGATCCCCAATAGCTTGCACTTCTGAATTTCTTTCCATAATAACCGGTGGTACTTCTTCTCTTATCTACTTCTGTGTCAGAGGTAGGGGTACCATTAAAACCTGTCCCCGGAAATCCCTCAAAAGTATATATTTTAATATCTGGCTCACTGGCAGCCATACCTTTATAACGTCCATAATTAACCCCATTAAAAACAATGGCATGGGAAAGTCGAGCATCTCTATTCTCATAAGGGTTGTCTCCTGGGTTTTCGCTATATCCTGATGCAAAACTTACATCAGTATGGCTATTGTTATTGTACGCCGTTACTGGTAGGCTACCATCTAATAACTCAAAACTGTCCACTAGTTCCTGACTAGGAACAACTCCAGCATTCGCACTTTGTGTAGGAGAACCATAGGCCGACAAATCCACCCCATTTTGGGCGTTCATTTCAGCAGCTCCATTAGTGGAAGCCCTAAGAATAACCTCTGCATTCATCACATTAACGTCCTCACTGAACATTGTACTATAATCAATCATCGGAAGCAAACTATATTGACCACTAACGGCTTCTATAGCTTTTCTAGCTGCATCTGCCGCTAATAACCATTTTTGGGAATCGCCGGTTGGATTGTTTAATGGACTAGCATTGAACAAAAGAACTCTCGATTTCAAAGCATAAGCTAGAGCCATATTCACTTTATCAAATTCACTATTAGCAGGTTGTCTATAAGGCAGGATATTAGATTGGATTACCTCATCAATTTCTACCACGATCCTGTCTGATATTTCCTGGTAAGTAGGTCTATCCAATTCTTCCCAGCCCACGAAATCTGGGTCAAAGGCTTCATCAGTAAAGGGAATGGGGCCGAAATTTTTAATCAACATAAAGTGATACCATGCTCTTAACAACTTGGCTTCGTCTATCCATCTTTCAATATCATCATCGGAAACCTGGTCTCCAGGCACCTGTGATTGGGGCAGGTAATCCATTGCTAGGTTACATTTTCGAATACCCTCCCAATATGAATTCCAAAGTGTGCTGGAAAACATATTTCTATCAGGGGACAATAAACCACTGTTCCAATCAAAGGCTATACCAGTACCGGCCCTAAACCCATCATCTGTATAGGCATCCAATAGCTCCCCACTGTGATAGGCATGAAAACTACTGTTCAGTTTATCGTAACAGCGTTCTCTAAAGTTACCGACATTGATCTTATTTAATAACCGATCTACTGTCAACTTATCAGCCGGTTCTTCATTCATTTCGTTTAGACAGCTACTCATTCCCAACATGGAAATTAAAAGTAGTGTTTTTGTATATTTATTAAATATTTTCATTTTTCAATTCTGTTTAAGTCCTAACGGGATTAAAATTTCACACTAATCCCTGCAGTATAAGATTTGATCAAGGGATAATTAATATTGCTACCCGATGAAGTTTCAGGATCAAAATCATCATTTGGTAGATTATCAAACGTAAACAGGTTGAGGCCATTTATGTAAAACCTTATAGACTGGGCGTTTAACCGATTAGATATGATTTCTGGTAAGGTAAATCCCAATTCAATATTTTTTATTCGTAAGAAGGAACCATCTTCTATCCAGTAATTAGTGTTACGATAATTTGCCGTATTATTTCCTAACCTTGGATAAACTACATTTTCTCCGCTTGCTGCTTTTTCTGGTGTCCAGGCATTTTTCATATATTCTGTAAAATTATCCCTATTAGACCATCTTCCGAAACCAGACAGCAACACATTTCTACCAGTTGCTCCGTTTAGAAAAACACTCAGATCAAATAATTTATAGGAACTTTGAAGGTTAAGACCAAAGAATGTTCGCGGTATACTTCCATTCGCCAATGGTGCTACATCCTTCTGATCTACCACATTATCTCCGTTAAGGTCTACAAATTTGATATCGCCTGGAATGGGGACCCCTCCCAATGATGACTGGTCTGCCCAAGTATCAATTTCATCTTGTGAATTGAACAACCCTGCTGATCTATATCCCCAATATTGGCTAATAGGGTATCCTTGACTTCTGTAGGGATAAGCAAATGTATCGTCGTAAGGCACTTCAGCAAGGTCTTTGATTTCGTTTTTGGAATAGCTCATGTTTCCATTTATGCCTATAAACCAGTCCTTAGAAAGGTTTTTACTATAGCCAGCGGCCACTTCAAACCCTTTGTTGACAGATGCCCCAATATTAGCCGGAGGAAGAGATGCTCCCCCTAGTCCCATCATCCCGTTTGGAATGATATCAATATTATTGACTACTAAATTAGAATTGTCATTATAGAAAAAATCAGTACTTAATTGGACGGAGTTCCACAGAGTGGTCTCCACACCCAAATTGTACATTGAAAATTTCTCCCATTGAAAATTTTCATTTCCCAACTGGTCTTCTGAAGCATCTCCATTCCAACTAGTGATATATAAAAATTGATTATTCTCACTATATCCAAATGCATTATTCCCTACTGAACCTGCAGAGCCTTTTAGTTTTAAATAATTTACAACGGTGGAGTTCTTCAAAAACCCTTCATTGGAAATAACCCAACCTAAACTGAAAGAAGGGAAGAGGCCATATCGATGATCTTTGTGAAATTGTTCTGACCCTTGGTATGCAAAATTAGCTTCAGCAATATACTTTTTTTCATATGCATACAAGAATCTTCCCGAAATCCCTAAAAAATTATTGGGTAGTAAGATCTGTTGTTGAGCACGATTTTGTTCACCTAAAATGGTAGCTGCCACCTCATGTTTATTGTCGAATACACGATGATAATCCGCTCTGACTCTGAAATTATACATGTAATAGAAATACTTACCCTGACCATCTGAAAGAGTAGTATTTGATGTTCCCGGTACCAATGAATATCCCAATGAATCAGCACCGTTCGTGTCCATAAAAGTAGCTACTTCATAAGCTTCATAATCCCTTCTGCGTATTTGCGAGCTCCTTGAAAGCACATCAAAAGACACCTGGCCTGACAATGTTAGGCCTTTCATTGCACCTATTTGTTGGCGAATCCCAAAGGTATTCCCTAAGCGTGTTACTGTTTCTGCCTGTGAACCAGTTCGGTTTAAGTATCCGTAAACCGATTCATTTGTTCTAAAATTAAGTCTATCCCGTTTAACTAACACTTCACCACTGGGTGTTAGGTCATTATGTGCATTATTGGGAGTCTCATAAAGCTTGGCCAAAACAAAATCCCAACCTTGTCCTGATCCAATATAAGGGGCATTATTTTTTTCTAAGTAGCCTCCCACATTTACGTACACTTCAGTAGAGGGAGATAGTGATATATCAAGGTTGGTCCTAAAGTTAAATCTGTTAGATTTGGAATTCGCATCGTAGCTGTATTTTTCAAAAGGCTCATTTTTAAAAAGCCCACTTTGATTCAGGTAACTTACAGAGGTAAAAAACCTCATGGCATCATTTCCTCCTCTAAAATTGACATTTAGTCTACTCATCATAGAATAATTCTTCATGAAATCATCCACCATATTCCGAACTGGAAAAAACTCTGTAGAATCAGCAAGACGATACCTTTCCATCTCGTAGGGGCTATAAAACTGAGTCCCTCTATGGTCAATTCCATTTCCTCCGGCAGCTATATCCTGTGCATCGGCAAATAAAGTATCATTGGCTACCCTTTGATTGAACAATTGGGTATAGTCATAAGCCGAA harbors:
- a CDS encoding RagB/SusD family nutrient uptake outer membrane protein, with the protein product MKIFNKYTKTLLLISMLGMSSCLNEMNEEPADKLTVDRLLNKINVGNFRERCYDKLNSSFHAYHSGELLDAYTDDGFRAGTGIAFDWNSGLLSPDRNMFSSTLWNSYWEGIRKCNLAMDYLPQSQVPGDQVSDDDIERWIDEAKLLRAWYHFMLIKNFGPIPFTDEAFDPDFVGWEELDRPTYQEISDRIVVEIDEVIQSNILPYRQPANSEFDKVNMALAYALKSRVLLFNASPLNNPTGDSQKWLLAADAARKAIEAVSGQYSLLPMIDYSTMFSEDVNVMNAEVILRASTNGAAEMNAQNGVDLSAYGSPTQSANAGVVPSQELVDSFELLDGSLPVTAYNNNSHTDVSFASGYSENPGDNPYENRDARLSHAIVFNGVNYGRYKGMAASEPDIKIYTFEGFPGTGFNGTPTSDTEVDKRRSTTGYYGKKFRSASYWGSTTGGVNANKVFFRLAELYLNLAEAECALGNLADAADALNTIRQRAGQPQIQAVPGFVNDQDWLMKRIRNERRVEFCFEDHRFYDQRRWNILGTNGVVTGMRITSSDGTKNGVFSYERVAIDVPRNATSDKYLILPLSTEEVRRLPGIGQPSTWD
- a CDS encoding SusC/RagA family TonB-linked outer membrane protein, producing the protein MIIKIKSSYILSFSILFLMSFGKSGFSATFSRLLPQDSIGVGIRIENEPMRVAYGVQDKTYTNASVITIKGEELVKSRSSNILIALQGRLPGLNIIQNNGEPGKESFSIQVRGQNSPNFNNILFLVDGIERNPQGIDPNEVAKVTVLKDAAALAMYGMRAGGGAILIDTKRGFDGDSKINVSFDQSFQSPTRKPDFVSAYDYTQLFNQRVANDTLFADAQDIAAGGNGIDHRGTQFYSPYEMERYRLADSTEFFPVRNMVDDFMKNYSMMSRLNVNFRGGNDAMRFFTSVSYLNQSGLFKNEPFEKYSYDANSKSNRFNFRTNLDISLSPSTEVYVNVGGYLEKNNAPYIGSGQGWDFVLAKLYETPNNAHNDLTPSGEVLVKRDRLNFRTNESVYGYLNRTGSQAETVTRLGNTFGIRQQIGAMKGLTLSGQVSFDVLSRSSQIRRRDYEAYEVATFMDTNGADSLGYSLVPGTSNTTLSDGQGKYFYYMYNFRVRADYHRVFDNKHEVAATILGEQNRAQQQILLPNNFLGISGRFLYAYEKKYIAEANFAYQGSEQFHKDHRYGLFPSFSLGWVISNEGFLKNSTVVNYLKLKGSAGSVGNNAFGYSENNQFLYITSWNGDASEDQLGNENFQWEKFSMYNLGVETTLWNSVQLSTDFFYNDNSNLVVNNIDIIPNGMMGLGGASLPPANIGASVNKGFEVAAGYSKNLSKDWFIGINGNMSYSKNEIKDLAEVPYDDTFAYPYRSQGYPISQYWGYRSAGLFNSQDEIDTWADQSSLGGVPIPGDIKFVDLNGDNVVDQKDVAPLANGSIPRTFFGLNLQSSYKLFDLSVFLNGATGRNVLLSGFGRWSNRDNFTEYMKNAWTPEKAASGENVVYPRLGNNTANYRNTNYWIEDGSFLRIKNIELGFTLPEIISNRLNAQSIRFYINGLNLFTFDNLPNDDFDPETSSGSNINYPLIKSYTAGISVKF